One genomic region from Rhodoligotrophos appendicifer encodes:
- a CDS encoding CocE/NonD family hydrolase, with translation MASSNEPSQAIETRDTVFVPLSDGTRIAATIWLPQTAEMDPVPAVIEMIPYRRRNGTIFRDANMHPYVAAHGFACIRIDLRGSGESDGLLRDEYLPQEQNDALEIIDWIASQPWCSGHVGMTGISWGGFNSLQVAAHRPKPLKAILALCCADDRYADDVHYMGGCLLTENPLWSAVMYSYNALPPDPQIVGERWREMWRDRLDANRPWLETWLSHQRRDEYWKQGSVCEDYSRIQCAVYAIAGWDDSYSNAVPRLLANLTGPKKGLVGPWSHDYPYQGSPEPVIDYLGEAVRWWRHWLYEEETGIMDEPTYRVWLMEPHDPKPYYLEHPGRWVAEPTWPSPRTILRNFALTDHDRLAEHGIGTGSRLVSTPQTAGIESGRWGGYGGTSPDMAIDQRAEDGIAASFTSPPLDDDLEILGAATLDIAFTSETPCAQLAVRLCNVAPDGTSALITYGVLNLAHADNHQTIRALEPGHRYTAQVKLNDIAYRIPAGHRIRVAVSTTYWPVLFPQPFAAAVDLQLDGCKLTLPQRPSRPEDLELRDLGTSRHAAHAVTTVLRPAYTRRTITEDAGSGTVTIVVDSDHGATRLDDYAITQESRLVESFTICRDDPLSAEVVGDYAIAYRSGDANIEIRTRTRLTASAEVFHIDCRLTAYDDGSLVLDRTDRRSIPRDGM, from the coding sequence ATGGCGTCGTCAAATGAACCCAGTCAAGCGATTGAAACGAGGGACACGGTCTTCGTTCCCCTGAGCGATGGCACACGGATCGCGGCGACGATCTGGCTGCCGCAAACGGCCGAGATGGATCCCGTGCCGGCCGTGATCGAGATGATCCCCTACCGGCGCCGAAACGGAACGATCTTCCGCGACGCCAACATGCATCCTTATGTGGCAGCCCATGGCTTCGCCTGTATCCGCATCGATCTTCGGGGATCCGGCGAGTCCGATGGCCTGCTCCGCGACGAATATCTGCCGCAAGAACAGAACGACGCCTTGGAAATCATTGATTGGATCGCCTCCCAACCCTGGTGCTCCGGCCACGTCGGGATGACCGGAATTTCTTGGGGTGGCTTCAATTCACTGCAGGTCGCAGCCCATCGTCCAAAGCCTTTGAAGGCCATTCTCGCTCTGTGCTGCGCCGATGACCGCTATGCCGATGACGTTCACTACATGGGCGGCTGTCTTCTGACGGAGAACCCGCTCTGGTCTGCGGTCATGTACAGCTACAACGCACTGCCGCCCGATCCTCAGATCGTCGGCGAACGATGGCGCGAGATGTGGCGTGATCGGCTCGATGCCAATCGCCCCTGGCTGGAAACCTGGCTCAGCCACCAGCGTCGCGACGAGTATTGGAAGCAGGGATCGGTCTGCGAGGACTATAGTCGCATCCAATGCGCGGTCTATGCGATTGCCGGCTGGGACGACAGCTACTCGAACGCCGTCCCTCGCCTCTTGGCCAACCTGACCGGTCCGAAGAAGGGCCTCGTGGGACCCTGGTCACATGATTACCCCTATCAGGGTTCACCCGAGCCGGTGATCGATTATCTTGGCGAGGCCGTTCGCTGGTGGCGCCACTGGTTGTACGAAGAAGAGACCGGGATCATGGATGAGCCGACCTACCGGGTCTGGCTGATGGAGCCTCACGATCCGAAGCCGTATTACCTGGAGCATCCTGGCCGGTGGGTGGCCGAGCCGACTTGGCCATCACCGCGAACCATCCTCCGGAATTTCGCCCTGACCGATCATGACCGGCTGGCGGAGCACGGCATCGGAACGGGCAGCCGTCTCGTTTCGACTCCCCAGACGGCGGGGATAGAATCGGGGCGCTGGGGAGGGTATGGCGGTACATCGCCGGACATGGCCATCGATCAGCGCGCCGAAGACGGCATAGCCGCGTCCTTCACGTCTCCACCCCTGGACGATGATTTGGAGATCCTTGGTGCGGCCACTCTCGACATCGCCTTTACCAGCGAAACTCCCTGCGCGCAGCTCGCCGTGAGGCTGTGCAATGTCGCCCCCGACGGGACCTCCGCTCTGATAACCTATGGCGTTCTCAACCTCGCCCACGCCGATAACCACCAAACAATACGCGCTCTGGAGCCGGGGCACCGCTACACGGCACAGGTGAAGCTCAACGACATCGCCTATCGCATACCCGCTGGGCACCGGATCCGCGTCGCGGTGTCGACCACCTATTGGCCCGTCCTCTTTCCCCAGCCCTTTGCCGCGGCTGTTGACCTGCAACTCGACGGCTGCAAGCTCACCCTACCGCAGCGACCGTCTCGGCCGGAGGACCTGGAGCTCCGGGACCTGGGCACCTCGCGCCACGCGGCTCATGCCGTGACGACGGTCCTTCGCCCCGCCTATACTCGCCGCACGATTACCGAAGATGCGGGATCCGGCACGGTGACAATAGTCGTCGACAGCGATCACGGCGCGACGCGTCTCGACGACTATGCCATCACTCAGGAGTCCCGGCTCGTCGAGAGCTTCACAATCTGCCGCGACGATCCTCTTTCCGCAGAAGTCGTAGGTGATTACGCCATCGCCTATCGCAGCGGAGATGCCAATATCGAGATCCGCACGCGGACCCGGCTCACCGCTTCGGCTGAAGTTTTCCATATCGATTGCCGGCTGACGGCCTATGATGACGGCAGCCTCGTGCTGGATCGGACCGACCGCCGCTCGATCCCTCGAGACGGGATGTAG